CTTGCTCGTCTTAGCTCGTGAAACTGCGAAACAGGGATTACTGATGTTAGAAATCAAGCGTGTTCTCTCAGAACTTAAGCTGATTTTGACATAATTAAGGTTGCAGTCAATCCAAGTCTCCTTGCGTTGTTATAAACGAGGTTTAAGTAGCTAGAAATGATTAAAACACCAATAAAATCCTAGTTTGTAGTGAGCAATTCATCGCTCGGAGCCGGGGTTATCAGGACTTCAGTCCTGACTACAAACTTCGATTTATTTACCCCTAGCTACTGATTGTAATTATCTGTATTTAGCAGCCTGTTTCCGTAGGTCTTGTTAACGGGAAATTGGCAAATCACAACTTTAAATGCAGTCACCAGTGATTAATCATTCTTTGTTTGTTAATGGGTTAAAAAAGCATGGAAAACATGCGTTTGATTGTCACAGGAACTGTAGGTGCTGGTAAGTCTACTTTTATCCGTTCTATCAGTGAAATTGACGTAGTAGATACAGATACTTTAGCAACTGATGAAACAGCTTTGCTAAAGCAAAAGACTACTGTTGCTCTTGACTTTGGGCGGTTACAATTTAGCCCTGATATGGCGTTGCACCTTTATGGTACACCTGGTCAGTCTCGCTTTGATTTTATGTGGGATATTTTGATTCGTAAGGCTCACGCTTATATCGTACTGGTAGCAGCACATCGACCTAGAGATTTCCGTCAAGCACGTAAAATTATTACCTTTATGAATCAACGGGTGCAGATTCCGATGATTATTGGTCTCACCCATACTGACTTTCCTGACGCTTGGTCTGAAGAAGATGTGTTTTTGGCTTTGGGATATATGGATGAGAATCATCTACCCCCTATGGTGAAAGTTAACCCAATGCAAAGAGACTCTGTGGCTAATGCGGTGATTGTTTTAGTACATCATTTGATGCAAAGTTCTGTAGCTTAATTAACGTTTTCAACCAGTTAAGAGAAGAAATATTATGGCTATTACTGGTAATTTTACAGATTTTTCTTTACCGGAATTACTTCACTTTTTAGATCACGGAAAAAAGACCGGACTCCTTGCCATAGAATTACCTTCGGCAAATAGTAAAATACAACATTACTATATCTGGCTACATCAAGGTCGTGTAATTGCCGCAGCTGATCGCTTAGATGAAAAAGGGCTGACATTAATGATTGCTCAACGCGGTTGGATCAGCGAACGCGTGATTTCTAGGGTAACTCAAATTTGTCCCACTTTCATCAACACACCTCTGGGGTTATCTTTAAAGTCCCAAGGATTGTTAGAAGCCGAACAATTGAAACAGTTATTTAAAACTCAAGTCATACGGCAAATATCTAGCTTATTTCAAGCCGAGGATGGTTCCTTTACATTTAAACCCACAACAAATTTGCCCATAGCAGAGATGACGGGTTTGAGTATGTCAGCAACTGAGGTTATACTGATGGGCTTGCGATCGCTGCGAAACTGGACAGCTTTAGCAGACAAATTACCAGATGCAACTTCAGGTTTATCAAGTTTGATTGCAAAACAGCCTCAGATACAGCTAAATGCCCAGGAATGGCAATTGTGGGAATTTGTCAACGGTGAAATATCCCTACATAACATTGCTACTCATCTGAGAGTATCTGTAGAAACCGTGCTGCAAATCGCTTTCCGGCTAATTGTAGTTGGCTTGGTAGAGGAACATTTTATGGTTGCTACTTCCACACCAACTTTGGAAAATTCTGCTCCCGCAGTCAGTTTAGCAACCGTGAAAGAACCTCCCGAAAAACAAACACTAAGTCAGTCATTTTTCAAAAGCTTAGTGGGTTTCCTGCGAAGTAGATAGTTATACATCTAGGAAACGAAATCAGTGGCAAATATTCGATATTTTTATACCGGATGCCTCAAGTAAAAAAGCTTAACTAAATTCCATTTACCGATTATTGAGGATTAATTATGGCTATCGAGACTCTCGCTTTCTTGAAAACTCTGGAACAACGTGTTGGTTTGACTCCCGAAGATAAGTCTATTTTGAAGTCAAATGCAGAATGGGGTCTAGAGATTGCTCCACAAATGGCAGATCATTTTTATGCTTATCTAGGGCGTGATCAAGAAATGAATGCCATCTTAAATCAGACTGAGGGACGTGTTCACCGCCTACATGAAACATTTATTCAATGGTTTCATCAAATGTTTACCGGGATGGATGACTGGGGTACTGAATATGCTAAATGTCGCTGGCATATTGGCGTTATTCATGTGAAGATTGGCATTGTCCCTCAGTATGTGGTTCCAGCGATGGGAGTTGTGGTTCATGAAGTTGGCAAAACCTTAAAATCCCATGCTAAACCAGAGGAATTACAAGAGTCCCTGGGTAAAATTTGTATGATCGACCTAGCTTTTATTGAGCAAGCTTATGTAGAAGTTGCTAGGTCTGCTGTATTGAGAGAAACTGGCTGGTCAGAGGCTTTGTTTAAGCGTTTAGTTGCTACTGGTGCAGCATCTTTGTAGGTTGTATTGCTAACTGTAAAAAACACACATTAAGTAAGTGGGCGTAAATAAAGTTAACTGGTAGGGGTCGTCATTTGTCCTTTGTCATTGGTCATTGGTAAGGATTTCCGCCCTATTGACCTTTAGTAATATAGTGTGGTTTTTTCCTGCCTACCTACTTAGTTAAATAATTATCTTTGTTAGGGTATGTTAACTTAGTTTAATGTACCCTATAACTTTAAGATAAATTAAATAGTTCTAAACATTCATGCTTTAAAATACCTCGTGTTACTTTGATATTTCTAAATGACTTAGCAATGACCTCTTCACAAGTAATATCAATTTGTGATTGATTGACTGAAATTAAATCTTGAATGGAAGCACCATAGACAATTTCAGATATACCTGCCCACACGCAAGCGGTAGCACACATGGGACAAGGTTCGCCAGTTGTATATATGCTATAACCTTCTAAAGAGGGGCTTTTAAGTTTAGCTGTTAAACTACGAATAACGTTGATTTCTGCATGGGCTGATGGATCACTATTTCCCTTGACAGTATTATGAGCTACAGCCACAACTTCCTGATGTTTGACAATCACTGCACCATAAGGCGCATCTCCTTTTTTAGCTTCTTCTAGTGCGATCTGCATAAAATATTCTGGGTTCATTTTAATTTCTGATTTTGGTCTTAAGGTTCTGAATTCTTGTATTTCATCGTCATAGACTCCAAAGAAGCCACAGGGAACATAATTCCTGTTTTTTTTGTAGAAGAATTCAGTGTGTTGAATATTCTATCCCAAAATCCTTGAATACCATAATTTCCCTTGAAACAAGTGTGGTGAAGATCGTGAAAATCTGATCCCACGAACAATATTGATAAGGAACTATGACCTTCTAGGTTATAAACATTACCAATGATAGTCCATGCACATATTTGGGTGAGATCATACCCGAATAGTAGCAGAGGCAAAATTTCTATAATTGTAACAATGATATATTCGGTCAAACTTTTATGACCAGCCACAAAACTTGAGCAATCGGCAAACTGATGATGTTTCAGATGTATTTTCTGCAAAAATTTTCTATGAAATAGCCAATGGGTTACATAAAAACAAAAATCAAAAGCAACTATTCTCATCAAAAACCATCCCCAGTTTAAGAGCAAGCTATTTCCTCTATGTACCTCTGGTGCTAGATAGAGGATGATTGCTGCTGCTATCAAAGTTTTTATTTCCCCAATCATAATGCCTTGAGTAGTAAAGGAAGGCAATGGTTGTGCTTTAACTTTTTTCACCCTAGCGGTCAGTTTCTCTCTTAAATGATCATTCTTTTTAATTATTTTTTCAATGAAAAGACCAATACCATAAAAGGAGATAGAACCAACAAGCCAATACAACAACACCTGAGTTATAAAGTTGTATTGCTTATTTTGCAGCACAAAATAAAATATTTGTTGAACAATTGTACAAGCAATAGCTATCTTGAGATAAAATTCAATTTCAAAACAAAAATCAAAAAACTTTTTTTTCATCTCTGTGTCTTGATTAAAATATAGCAACCGCCAAGGACGTTAGGACATAAACTGATTAGAAAAGTTAGACACCGAAAGGTTTTCACCCTACTCGGTGTCCGGGCGGGTTTATGAAGAATTTCGATGAACCATAGACTCACTGGCTAAACCCGCCCCTACCCACGGACCACTCCCCAGCTATAATTATTGAGCTTGACAAAGCGTTAAGCCAAACAACTGATGAACGTTTAAACCCTGAAAACGTGGGTTAAAGGTCATAAATCTCTACTAAGATACCATATTTTCATCTATTAGCACGAATAAGAGGGGCGGCAAATTGAGATGGTAAAGTTTTCTTTTTGATTGGTGAAATTCCTTTTTTGGGGTGTGTGAATACAGATATCTCACTCCTTTGAACAACCAGGCCGATAGCCAAAGTTTTCTGGAGAGGACTAGTACCGCCGTGAAGTCACAAGAGTTTTATCCAGTTGCGATCGCTCAATTTAAACTGTTGACAGGGGAAATTTCACCTATATTGTTCGGTTATACCACTGTCGCCAATACACAAAAGAATATAACCTCATAAGTAGTAGTGAAATGCCTAATTTAAACGCTGCCAGTCGCTCTTCAATCAAGGGGTGAATACCTGTGTATCAATGGATCTTGCCAAGTCTGAGTGAAATTTTAGCCGAAAGTCAAGCAACTGTGGCTGAATGCTCACCAACCAAAGCAGAGCAACAGTGGCGCGTCAGTTTAGCCGCGACAGAAAAACTGCTAATCAACACTTTAGCAAGTGCTTCACCTGATGCGACCCCAGGATTAGTGTTAGCTGCACCAGCACCTCTATTTAGTCAGCCAACATTAACTCAACGCCTGCAAACTGTCACTTTTACAGCCAAACCATTTAACCCCTTGGCACTGATGCCATTTCGGATGCCGAGTGCGATCGCCGTAGCAAATAAACAAACGGTTTCTCATGAATCAGTGCTGCCTTTACTACCAGCCGATCCACTGGTAACAGAGCGTTTTTGCTTGGTGTTCACAGACAAATTTAGATTAGTTCTGGTTTTAAAAGAAGACAAAACCGGTGATAAAGCATTTTCATTTTCCTTTGATCCAGAAGTAGTACAGCAAGCCTGGCGAGCGCTCGGTGCGAGGGTAATGCTGAGTAATCCCGAATTTTTCGCAGAACTAGATACATTAGTAAAAAACTATTCTCCAGTAGCACCAGATTACCGCACGATAATTCAGTTTAGCCAGTTGTTACTTCAGGAATTGACAGAGCCAGAAGCCAATAAGGAAGTATCAGAAAACAGTGGAGGCTGCGGACATAAAACCGAGCCTCAGACGAAATCCCCAATCCCGGATGTAGAACTACTCCAAGCTTTTGCTCACGAAGTTCGCACACCCTTAACCACAATTCGCACCCTGACTCGCCTACTACTCAAACGGCGAGATTTACCTGCTAACGTCACTAATCGCCTAGAAATTATTGATCACGAGTGTACCGACCAAATTGACCGGATGGAGTTACTGTTTAAAGCAGCAGAATTAGAAACCTCTCCCCCGGTAAAATCTCTAAGTACTCAACTAACAGCGATGTCCTTAGATCAGGTGTTGCGTCAGAGTGTGCCTCGTTGGCAACAAGCGGCGCATCGGCGAAATTTGACCTTAGATGTCATTTTACCGCAGCAACTTCCCACAGTGGTCAGTAACCCCAATATGCTGGATCAAATCCTCACTGGTTTGATGGAGAATTTCACCCGCAGCTTACCCCCAGGGAGTCATATTCAAGTGCAGGTGATTCCGGCTGGTGATCAACTCAAGTTACAATTATCTCCTCAATTCAATTGCCAAGGAAGCAGCCCAAGCGACGGGAATGTCACACCACCGATTCGCAAAGCTCTTGGTCAACTGCTGATGTTTCAGCCAGAAACAGGTACGATTAGTTTAAATATTGCAGCAACGAAGCATCTATTTCAAGCTATTGGTGGCAAACTGATTGTACGCCAACGCCAACATTATGGGGAAGTGTTAACTATTTTCTTACCTTTGGAAGTTACCAGTAAGCAAAAGATCAAATGCACCAACCTCACCCCCAACCCCTCTCCTTAGTAAGGAGAGGGGGGAATTTTTAGTCAATGGCGCGGTGAGTTAAGTTTGGACATTGAGTTTTTTTTGTAAAGCGTCTCGTGCGTGTTCTCGGTCGTCAAAATGAATTTTTTCAGTGCCGAGAATTTGGTAATCTTCGTGACCTTTACCAGCCAATAACACGCCATCACCGGGTTGTGCTTGTAAAATTGCCGTGCGAATAGCGATCGCGCGATCGCATATCACTGTAGGTTTAACTGTATCAGGAATTCCCGCCAAAACATCTTGTAAAATCCGTTCCGGGTCTTCAGTACGGGGATTGTCTGAAGTTAGCACCGCTACATCAGCTAACTCAGCCGCAATTTTACCCATTTTGGGGCGCTTAGTGCGATCGCGATCGCCCCCACAGCCAAACACACAAATCATTTTTCCCGGAATAAACGGCCGCGCAGCTTTGAGTAAATTCTCCAAACTATCAGGAGTATGGGCATAATCCACAATTACACTGATTTCTTGCTCAGGATTAATTTGTACCCGTTCCATCCGTCCCGGAACCCCAGGAAACTCAGGTATCGCCGCAGCTACCAACTGCAAATCTAGTCCTAAGTGTAAAACCGCACCCACAGCCGCCAAAAGATTTTCTAAATTATACTGCCCAACCAGAGGAGAACGAAAAGCCACATTACCCTTTGGTGTATGTAACATCCCGCTTACACCATTCGGCTCGTAACTTAAATCACTCATCCACAAATCAGCACTGTGATTATTGACGCTGTAACTCCAAACCCGTTCTGAGCTTAAGGACGCAATTAAACGCTGACCGTAGTCATCATCAGCATTAATAATCGCTCTTCCCTTGAGATATTCAGGACTAAATAACAACGCCTTCGCTGCAAAATAATCCTCCATATCGGTGTGATAGTCCAGATGGTCTTGAGTGAGATTACTAAACACCGCCACCTCAAACTCACACCCCAAAACTCGACCTTGCGCCAAAGCATGAGAACTAACTTCCATCGCCCCAAACTCACAACCAGCATTCACAGCTTCAGCTAGCTGCTGTTGTAAATCCACAGCAAAAGGCGTAGTGTGGACAGCAGTTTGTTCAAAACCAGGCCAGCGAGTATAAAGAGTTCCCATCAAAGCCGTAGATAGATTGGCTTTCGTGAGCAGAAATTCAATTAAATGAGTAGTCGTAGTTTTACCATTAGTACCAGTCACACCCACCAATTTAAGTTTTTGTCCTGGATAACCGTAAAAAGCCGCCGCTAATTGGGCGCAGGCTTGAGTCATATCTGCCGCACTCAGAACCACAGCCTCACCAGTGGGAGGATTTTTCTGTAAAGCTGCTGGTGAAACAATCGCCGCCAAAGCACCAGAGGCGATCGCACTTTGCCAAAAATCCCCCCCATCTACACGGGTTCCAGGCATACCAATAAACAAATCACCCACACCGCAAGCATGAGAATTCGTCTTCAAACCCTTGATTTCCGCATCCGCCAAACCCTGATAATCAACACCATCTACAGCAGCTAGTAATTCCCGCAATTTCATTTAGTGAACCTCGCCACAAAAATCTCTTGGGATTATTTTGCATTATTTTTTCCTAATTAGAAAAATACTTACTCAACATTTGCCCCAACTGCTGCACACTAGCACGAGGAGAAGGACGCGGTAAACGCTCCTCAATCCCCTCCCCCTCTGCGTCCTCTGCGCCTGGGTGGTTAGATAAACAAATTACCGGTACCTCATACTGATAAGCCAAAAACCAATCTTCACGAGTCGTAATATCCCGAACTTCCAACTCAAAACTGAGATTTTTGACTTGTTCCAACTTCTCCTGTAAACCCTCACACAAATGACATCCCGGCTTGCTGTATAAAATTAAGCGCATTTTCTCAATACATTGATAGTTACCTTAAACTCTATCAAAATAGAGACAAAGGTACGGTAAGCTACGCTAATGTTATGACTCAACTTAAATCTCAACTGACACTCCAAGAATTCTTATCTCTACCCTTCGGGGATATCACCCACGAACTAATTGATGGCGAAGCAAAACCCAAAATGGCACCAAAAAGATATCACTCACGATTAACCCTTGCTATTAGTCAAATTCTCATACTATGGGTGCAAAATCGCGGTGAGGTTGGTATCGAATGGGCAGTTACTTTAAAACGCAAAGGTCGAGATTGGGTTCCAGTACCAGACTTGCTTTATGTTTCCTACTCTCGGCTATCTAGTGACGTAATCGAAGATGAACCTTGTCCCATACCTCCAGACTTAGCCATTGAAATTATTTCCCCAGATCAAAGCTTTGGACAAATGAGCGCCAAAGCCACAGATTACCTTGATGCTGGTGTGATGAGAGTTTGGGTTGTGGATGCCAGAGCGAAAACAGTGACAATATTCTATCCTGATAATAGACCGCAAACAAAAACTGGTGAAGATAGTTTAGAAGATTCTCTATTAGAAGGGCTGCAAATTACACCCCAACAAATATTTACACAGGCGGGAATCCCTTAGCGTTATAGAATACAATTTGTAAATTTATTTTGACAATCTCAGACTTGAACCTAAATCATTGTAAGTAAGTCGGCGAGAAAAATTCAATGTACATGAAGAAATATAAATTGTTCGTAGGGTGTGTTATGCCGTAGGCTAACGCACCTTGAATTGTTGACACAAAAAGCCTAAGTTTTGAAGGTGCGTTGCGCTGCGCGACAACACACCCTACATTAAAAGTTCTTAATATAGCTTGAAATATTAGTGCCGACTTACTTAGCCTTAGTTAACTGTATGCCTTGGAACAAGTTTGAGTTAATAGGATGTATAATTTATAGTAGAAATTTCAACGCAGCGATATCATATATATTTCGGCAGTTTAACTTTATATCTGAATGGGTGTAAGGCGATGATTTCTCAAGATTATAACTCAATTGATGCCGTAAATCAACTATTAAGAAAAATTAGAATCAAAGAAAGTCAATTAAAAATTGCTCAATCATCTAACATGGTTTATACATCGCAAGTATTAAATAAGCAAATATTAGAATTACAGCATCAATTATCAGAATCACAAGATCCTGAACTTGATGCATTAATGAGTTTATTAGACGATTAAAAATTACACAGATAAATACAGATAAATACGTACCTCACTAGACTAGGAAAGGCTATGTTTATCGAATCGCCCTAACAGGAAGTAAAAAGTCAAATTTAAGAAAATTGTACACAATTGTAGGTTGGGTAGTAGCTTGCTTCCCCGTAGGGGTACGAAGTGAAACCCAACAAATTCGTGCAAATGTTGCTTTCCCCTCCACCGAAAAAAGCTACGTTCCTCAAACCAAATTACTCAGAAACCATGTATAATTTTTACAGCCATAAATAACAAGCCCCTGGTGTTGAGTCGATGCGTCAATGTCTTAATCCTGAGTGTCTCCACCCTAACCCCGATAATTTCCAATTTTGCCAGAAGTGCGGGAGCAAGTTACTGCTGCGAGAAAGGTATGCGCCTCAGTCAATTTTAGGACAAGGGGGTTTTGGTCGCACATTTCTAGCCATTGACGAAGATAAACCATCAAAACCGTTTTGTGTGATTAAGCAATTTCTCCCCCAAGCACAAGGAACAGACAGTATTGAAAAGGCTTCCCAGTTGTTTAGTCAAGAAGCAGAACGTTTAGAGGAGTTGGGTAAGCATCCGCAAATTCCAGAGTTAATGGCTTATTTCACCGCAGATAATCGCCAATATTTAGTCCAAGAATTTGTTAAAGGCGAAACTCTACAAGCCGAGTTAGACAGAAATGGTGTTTTCTCAGAAAAGCAGATTCGAGAATTATTAATAGAACTATTGCAAATCTTGCAGTTTGTTCACAGTCAACAGGTAATTCACCGAGATATTAAACCAGAAAATATCATTCGCCGCAGTGCTGACAATAAATTATTTTTAGTGGATTTTGGCGCAGCTAAGGTAGTAGAGCAAAAACAGCGCACAGCTACAGGAACAATTATCGGCTCGGCGGAATATTGCGCTCCTGAGCAGTTGCATGGAAAACCTAAATATATTAGTGATTTATATAGTTTAGGGGTAACTTGTCTGCATTTATTAACTCAAATCAGTCCCTTTGATTTATATGATGTGATGGAGGGAGAATGGGTATGGCGAGATTACCTAACGGGGAATATTGTTAGTGATGAATTAGGGAAGATTTTGGAAAAGCTAGCAAATCCTATCCCTAAGCAGCGTTATCAATCTGTTGAAGAAGTTGTGAATGCTTTAAAGATAAAAACCCCACCCCCTAACCCCCTAAGCGCAAGCGAGGAGGGGGGACTAATATCATCTGTGGGGATGGACTATAGTCACCTGCGTTACTTACTCGCTGCTGGAAGATGGAAAGAAGCGGACGAGGAAACAAGACGGGTAATGTTAACGGTGGTGAATCGGGAAAACGAAGGTTGGTTAAATACTGAAAGTATTGATAATTTTCCCTGTGAAGAACTCCGCACTATTGACCAGTTGTGGGTAAATTACAGTAACGGGCGCTTTGGTTTTTCTGTGCAGAAACGCATTTATCAAAGTTTGGGGGGAACGAGAAACTACGACGAGAAAATATGGAAGGCCTTTGGGGACAAGGTAGGATGGAGAAAAAGAGGAAAGTGGTTCTACTACAAGGATATTAGTTTTGATATGACAGCACCTGAAGCGCACCTCCCTTGGTTGTGGGGTGGTTGGAATGTTGTTTCTTGTGTCGCGTCGAGACTTGTAAACTGTAATATCTAAAGAATTTCGCGTTGAGCTTTAGCCAAAGGGTGACAGAAAAGTATTAAAAAAATTGTAGGTTGGGTAGAATGAAGTGAAACCCAACGCCAATAGTCCCTGGTTTTGTTGGGTTTGCAAAGCCTCAACCCAACCTACGAATATTTTGTTTTTTCAGACTCATAAAAAATCGCCTAATTATATCATGTCCGAATAAACGCTTGTCATTACGAACGTAGCGATAGCGAAGTGAAGTAATCGCAGAGTCTGGGCGATTGCGTCGTTCCACTTCGTTGCACTCGCAATGACATATCGTAAGTAATTTGCCGGACTTGATATTATATTATTTTGTAAAGCATTAGTGTTAAGAAATGTAAAAACCCCACTCATTATTGAGCAGGGATTAATCAAATTTATTTGCTAAAGTTTACAGTTTTTAAGCTTAGAACATATTCATAATGGCGATAATACTAACGCTGGTCAACATGATTAAACCACCCATAATCATAGATTGGCCGAATTGATTAGGCAGATTTGAATTATTCATTTTTTGTAAAATCCGTTATTTTTTATGATTCTCTTAACTTATCAGTAATCGCATAAATGTATATAAAACCAGTGTAAAACTTAAGATATCGTTAATTTTCTTCGTAAAAACAGTAGTATTTGCTCAAAAATCGCTTATCAATCTGCTGGAGTGCTAAAAGTTGACTGCAACCCTTGTATAATTACAGTTGACAAGTCAGAAAATCAACTTAGTTTTGAGATATTGGCGCAGAAATGCTGCGTAATTTCCAGATAATTAGTCAGAATGTAGAGACGTTCCATGTTCTCTACAAGGGTTTGAATTCGGTCGATGTCTATTAGTATGTTAAACAAAGGTCAACTGATACCTGACAAAGATGATTAAAATCCTGCATCTCTCCGATATTCACATGGGAAGCGGTTTCTCTCACGGACGCATGAATCCCGCCACAGGGTTCAATACACGATTAGAGGATTTTGTCAAGACATTATCCCGATGTATTGACCGAGCGCTAGAAGATACAGTAGACTTAGTAATATTTGGTGGTGATGCTTTCCCAGATGCGACCCCAGCGCCATATGTGCAAGAAGCCTTTGCAAGTCAGTTTCGCCGGCTCGTGGATGCAGATATTCCCACGGTGCTATTAGTCGGGAACCATGACCAACATTCTCAAGGAGTAGGAGGAGCGAGTTTAAATATTTACCGCACCTTGGGAGTTCGGGGTTTTGTGGTGGGTGATACTTTAACCACTCACAATATCGAAACTCGTAATGGAAAAGTCCAAGTAATTACTTTACCTTGGCTCACCCGTTCCACTTTGATGACTCGTCAAGAAACGGAAAAGTCGTCTTTGGCTGAAGTTAATGAACTATTAACGGAACGTTTACAAGTGGTTTTAGAAGGAGAAATTCGCCGTCTTGACCCTGATGTCCCTACGGTGCTTTTGGCTCACTTAATGGCTGATAATGCAACTTTAGGAGCGGAGCGTTTTTTAGCTGTGGGTAAGGGTTTTACTTTACCTTTATCTTTGCTGACGCGACCTTGTTTTGATTATGTCGCATTAGGACACGTCCACCGTCACCAGAATTTGAATAAATCTAATAACCCACCTGTGATTTATCCCGGAAGTATTGAACGGGTAGATTTTAGCGAAGAAAAAGAAGATAAAGGCTATGTGATGATACAATTGGAGCGAGGAAGCGCTGATTGGGAGTTTTGTCCTTTACCGGTTCGGACTTTCCGCACCATAGAGGTGGATATATCTAAAGCTGAAGATCCGCAAGCTGCTTTAATGAAGGCGATCGCTAAATATAATATAGAAGATGCGGTTGTGCGGTTAATTTATAAACTCCGCTCTGAACAGATGGATATGATTGATAGCGCTTCCATCCATACAGCCTTAACTCCAGCCCACAATTATACCATTCAAGCCGAATTAGTCAGCCAGTTAGCTCGACCCAGGATACCGGAATTGACCGCTAGTAGCAGTATTGACCCCAGGTCAGCGCTAAAAACTTACTTGAATAATCGTGAAGATTTAAAAGATATCGCCGCATCTATGTTAGAAGCAGCAGAAAAGTTACTTGCGAATGATGGGGAGGTTTGGTTAGAAGGAGCGACCATTGAGTAAATCGCCAATTTTTCCTCAAAGCCGAACTGAGCGTTTTCGCATTGCTACTACACCTAAAGCACCAAAGGCTAATAAACCTAAAGTAGTAGAAGATTCAGGAACGGTTGAGATAATTAGTGTTGGAGGTATCCCACCGAAATTCGCACCACCTAATACTACACCGCCTGGGTCTTGGGCGCGGACTGCTAAACCCACAAATCTATCACCATTGTTAATTCGTTTTTGAACAAAGGAAGTCACATCAAAACGGATAATTTCCCCACCGATAGCAGTTGATGTATCAACTGTAGTTAAAAGTATACCTGCCTGTAAGTCAGATGCGTTGGGTTCCCCATTCCCTACATACCCAAATACTCCCAGATTATTGGGCGGAACACCACCAGGAGAGCCAAGACCAAAAACTTGTGTGGTAGATATTTGAGCTTGAAAAATCACACTACTAATTGATTCTAAAGGAGGAATAGAGAATTGAGTCAGATCAAATTCGGCAAATTCTGCCGATT
The window above is part of the Nodularia spumigena CCY9414 genome. Proteins encoded here:
- a CDS encoding Uma2 family endonuclease, with protein sequence MTQLKSQLTLQEFLSLPFGDITHELIDGEAKPKMAPKRYHSRLTLAISQILILWVQNRGEVGIEWAVTLKRKGRDWVPVPDLLYVSYSRLSSDVIEDEPCPIPPDLAIEIISPDQSFGQMSAKATDYLDAGVMRVWVVDARAKTVTIFYPDNRPQTKTGEDSLEDSLLEGLQITPQQIFTQAGIP
- the sbcD gene encoding exonuclease subunit SbcD → MIKILHLSDIHMGSGFSHGRMNPATGFNTRLEDFVKTLSRCIDRALEDTVDLVIFGGDAFPDATPAPYVQEAFASQFRRLVDADIPTVLLVGNHDQHSQGVGGASLNIYRTLGVRGFVVGDTLTTHNIETRNGKVQVITLPWLTRSTLMTRQETEKSSLAEVNELLTERLQVVLEGEIRRLDPDVPTVLLAHLMADNATLGAERFLAVGKGFTLPLSLLTRPCFDYVALGHVHRHQNLNKSNNPPVIYPGSIERVDFSEEKEDKGYVMIQLERGSADWEFCPLPVRTFRTIEVDISKAEDPQAALMKAIAKYNIEDAVVRLIYKLRSEQMDMIDSASIHTALTPAHNYTIQAELVSQLARPRIPELTASSSIDPRSALKTYLNNREDLKDIAASMLEAAEKLLANDGEVWLEGATIE
- a CDS encoding GUN4 domain-containing protein; the encoded protein is MRQCLNPECLHPNPDNFQFCQKCGSKLLLRERYAPQSILGQGGFGRTFLAIDEDKPSKPFCVIKQFLPQAQGTDSIEKASQLFSQEAERLEELGKHPQIPELMAYFTADNRQYLVQEFVKGETLQAELDRNGVFSEKQIRELLIELLQILQFVHSQQVIHRDIKPENIIRRSADNKLFLVDFGAAKVVEQKQRTATGTIIGSAEYCAPEQLHGKPKYISDLYSLGVTCLHLLTQISPFDLYDVMEGEWVWRDYLTGNIVSDELGKILEKLANPIPKQRYQSVEEVVNALKIKTPPPNPLSASEEGGLISSVGMDYSHLRYLLAAGRWKEADEETRRVMLTVVNRENEGWLNTESIDNFPCEELRTIDQLWVNYSNGRFGFSVQKRIYQSLGGTRNYDEKIWKAFGDKVGWRKRGKWFYYKDISFDMTAPEAHLPWLWGGWNVVSCVASRLVNCNI
- a CDS encoding PEP-CTERM sorting domain-containing protein (PEP-CTERM proteins occur, often in large numbers, in the proteomes of bacteria that also encode an exosortase, a predicted intramembrane cysteine proteinase. The presence of a PEP-CTERM domain at a protein's C-terminus predicts cleavage within the sorting domain, followed by covalent anchoring to some some component of the (usually Gram-negative) cell surface. Many PEP-CTERM proteins exhibit an unusual sequence composition that includes large numbers of potential glycosylation sites. Expression of one such protein has been shown restore the ability of a bacterium to form floc, a type of biofilm.), translating into MSLLEFVLFWLVIYMQKLALAAGISLCLGLLMSEPVKAAKLTITPTVTFEVVDGGFLGTFDGLGDEIFPNNFDTVVLGFEGESAEFAEFDLTQFSIPPLESISSVIFQAQISTTQVFGLGSPGGVPPNNLGVFGYVGNGEPNASDLQAGILLTTVDTSTAIGGEIIRFDVTSFVQKRINNGDRFVGLAVRAQDPGGVVLGGANFGGIPPTLIISTVPESSTTLGLLAFGALGVVAMRKRSVRL